GACCTGCAAGTGCGCGGCGATCCATTGCTTGCGCGCCGCCAGCGGGGTTTGTTCCGCGATCAGTTGCGTACCAATGGCCTCGCCCCCGGCCAGCCGTGTCAGCACATCCGGCTCCCGGCCACTGGCGATGATGGTCGCCGCACCACTGCGGGCAGCGCGCTTGGCTGCGATCACCTTGGTATACATGCCACCGGTGCCCACGGTAGAGCCCGCGCCGCCGGCCATGGCTTCCAGCGCCACATCACCCGCGCGCGCTTCCTGGATCAGCGTGGCAGAGGGATCTTTACGCGGATCGGCAGTGTACAAGCCTTGCTGGTCGGTCAGAATAACCAGCGCTTCGCCTTCGACCAGGTTGGTCACCAGCGCGCCCAGCGTGTCGTTGTCGCCAAACTTGATTTCGGCGGTGACCACAGTGTCGTTCTCGTTGATGATGGGGATCACGCCCAGCGCCAGCAGCGTCAGCAGCGTGGTGCGGGCATTGAGATAACGCGTGCGGTCGGCCATGTCTTCATGCGTCAGCAAGACCTGGGCGGTTTTCAGGCCATGCGCACGAAAGGCACTTTCGTAGGCCTGGCACAGTCCCATCTGGCCGACAGCGGCGGCGGCCTGTTTTTCGTGGATGGCAGTGGGTTTTTCTTTCCAGCCCAGCCGGGCCACGCCTTCAGCCACCGCACCGGATGACACCAGCACCACCTGTTTGCCCAGCGCGGCCAGTTGGGCGATCTCTGCCGCCCAGCGGGCCAGCGCGGTGTGATCAAGGCCGCGACCTTCGTTGGTGACAAGGCTCGAACCCACCTTCACCACGATGCGGTGCGCAGGCAAGAGGGCGCTGACAGGCATGTTGTTCATCCGGAAGATTAGAAAACGCGTAATTATACCGGTCTGGCCCTGTCATAGACGAAGCGGTTGTACGACCAACACTTATTCGCCGGATTTTTTACGGAATCAACCATGTCTGCCCTTGCCATCAAGCGCCTGAAAATCGTGCTTTTCCTTGTTTGCCTGATCCCGCTGGCCCGTACGGCCTGGCTGGCGATCAGCGCAGTCAACCCGATTGAATTCATCACACACCAGACCGGCACCTGGACGCTGATTTTCCTGCTGCTGACGCTGACCATCACCCCGTTGCGACAAATCACCGGCCGCAATGAATTGATCCGCTTTCGGCGCATGCTGGGCCTGTATGCGTTTTTCTACGTGTGCCTGCACTTTCTGACCTGGCTGGTGCTGGATCACTTTTTTGATTTTCACGCCATCATCAAAGACATCATCAAGCGCCCGTTCATTACCGTGGGCTTCCTGGCGTTTGTGTTGCTGATCCCGCTGGCCGTGACCTCGACCGACAAGATGATGCGGCGTCTGAAGCGCAACTGGGGCCGCTTGCACAAGCTCATCTACGTGATCGCGCCACTGGGTGTGCTGCACTACTGGTGGCTGGTCAAACGCGACATCACCCAGCCGCTGATCTTTGCCGTGTTGCTGGGCATCTTGCTGGCCTGGCGCGTGGTACGCCGGCAGCGTGCCGTGGCGGCGGCAACCTCCGGCGCGCGGGCGTAAAGCCGGCAGATTGGCCGATCTATCCAGCAATCGGGCAGGCGACTCCATATCAGCGGCTTTGCCCGGCTAAATGGTTCCAGCATAATTTGCGCTTTTCCGGCTCCGCGCCGGGCCTTTGCGACCGTTTCTGGCTGGAGCCTTCATGTCGATTCAATCTGCGCCGTGGGATCACGACGCGACCCTGTACACCCTGGAAAACGCCCACGGCATGCGCATGCTGATTACCGACGTCGGCGCATCGCTGGTTTCCTGGTTTGCCCCGGACCGCGACGGCAACATGAGCGATATCGTGCTGGGGCACGACAACGCAGCCGGTTATTTGTCCGGTGCCGGTTTTTTCGGTTGCATTGCCGGGCGTTGGGCCAACCGCATCAAGGGCGCACGCTGCACCATTGATGGCCAGCAGTACATTTTCACCGCCAATGAAGGCGCCAACCTGCTGCATGGTGGCGATGCCGGCTTTCACACCCAGCGCTGGCAAGGCCACATCCTGGGCAATAGCTTGCAGCTGACGCTGACCTCGCCCGCTGGCGCGGCCGGGTTCCCGGGCAATCTGCAGGTCTGGGTGGAGTACGAACTGGCGGACGACGGCACGCTGACGCTGACCTACGGCGCCCGCACCGATGCCCCCACGCCCGTCAATCTGACCAATCACGTCTACTTCAACCTGGCCGGCGGCGCAGCCGATATCCGCGCGCAGCAACTGCAGGTGAATGCAGGGCGTTATCTGGCCATTGATCACGAATCCATTCCGGTGGACATGGCGCGCGTTGATGGCACGCCGCTGGATTTGCGCCAGCCGGTAGCGCTGGGCGAGGTGCTGGCCATGAGCCACCCGCAACTGGGCATCGCGCGCGGTCTGGACCACTGCTACGTGCCTGAAGGCGAGCCCGGTACGCTGCGCCAGGTTGCCACGCTGTTTGATCCGGCCAGCGGGCGCGAACT
The Silvimonas iriomotensis DNA segment above includes these coding regions:
- a CDS encoding aldose epimerase family protein translates to MSIQSAPWDHDATLYTLENAHGMRMLITDVGASLVSWFAPDRDGNMSDIVLGHDNAAGYLSGAGFFGCIAGRWANRIKGARCTIDGQQYIFTANEGANLLHGGDAGFHTQRWQGHILGNSLQLTLTSPAGAAGFPGNLQVWVEYELADDGTLTLTYGARTDAPTPVNLTNHVYFNLAGGAADIRAQQLQVNAGRYLAIDHESIPVDMARVDGTPLDLRQPVALGEVLAMSHPQLGIARGLDHCYVPEGEPGTLRQVATLFDPASGRELITATTERGIQVYTGNFLEGTTGRRAYHAHDGVCLETQAFPDQVNMPSAHEVILRPGQTYRQITTYRATVRS
- the proB gene encoding glutamate 5-kinase, coding for MPVSALLPAHRIVVKVGSSLVTNEGRGLDHTALARWAAEIAQLAALGKQVVLVSSGAVAEGVARLGWKEKPTAIHEKQAAAAVGQMGLCQAYESAFRAHGLKTAQVLLTHEDMADRTRYLNARTTLLTLLALGVIPIINENDTVVTAEIKFGDNDTLGALVTNLVEGEALVILTDQQGLYTADPRKDPSATLIQEARAGDVALEAMAGGAGSTVGTGGMYTKVIAAKRAARSGAATIIASGREPDVLTRLAGGEAIGTQLIAEQTPLAARKQWIAAHLQVKGRLVVDEGARRALAEKGSSLLPIGVVAVEGEFSRGDMVSCVTAEGMELARGLVNYPAGDARRIMRQPTSQIESLLGYLEEPELIHRDNLVLL
- a CDS encoding sulfite oxidase heme-binding subunit YedZ, which encodes MSALAIKRLKIVLFLVCLIPLARTAWLAISAVNPIEFITHQTGTWTLIFLLLTLTITPLRQITGRNELIRFRRMLGLYAFFYVCLHFLTWLVLDHFFDFHAIIKDIIKRPFITVGFLAFVLLIPLAVTSTDKMMRRLKRNWGRLHKLIYVIAPLGVLHYWWLVKRDITQPLIFAVLLGILLAWRVVRRQRAVAAATSGARA